The Halomicronema hongdechloris C2206 genome includes a window with the following:
- a CDS encoding SDR family NAD(P)-dependent oxidoreductase, with protein MTEKGSEKRVALVTGSTSGIGMAIAKRLAEDGFTVVFHSRSSVSVGQSLATAYPGASYFQADLSDQGQARDLIARVLSHHRRIDVLVNNAGVSATIPHTSLKEATPEVWRDLYEVNVIAPWTLIAEAENALRQSSSPDCPSCILNISSHAGIRPKGASIPYSASKAALNHMTKLLALSLAPQIRVNAIAPGLVETPMSKDWTAARKLWEERSPMERGAQPEEIAQVASMLVTSHYLTGEIIISDGGLNLT; from the coding sequence GTGACTGAGAAGGGAAGCGAAAAGAGAGTTGCACTGGTGACGGGTTCGACATCAGGAATTGGGATGGCGATCGCAAAGCGGCTTGCTGAAGATGGGTTTACTGTTGTTTTTCATTCCAGGTCATCGGTGTCAGTTGGGCAGTCACTAGCGACAGCGTATCCTGGTGCATCTTATTTCCAAGCTGATTTGTCCGATCAAGGTCAGGCTCGTGATTTGATTGCTAGAGTCTTATCGCATCACAGGCGGATAGATGTGTTGGTCAATAATGCAGGGGTTAGTGCCACAATTCCACATACATCCCTTAAGGAAGCGACACCAGAGGTCTGGCGAGATCTGTATGAAGTCAACGTCATTGCACCTTGGACACTCATTGCAGAGGCTGAAAATGCGCTACGTCAGTCATCCAGCCCTGACTGTCCTAGTTGCATTCTCAATATTAGTTCTCATGCTGGGATTCGCCCAAAAGGAGCCTCAATCCCATATTCTGCAAGTAAAGCTGCTCTAAACCACATGACGAAGCTGCTTGCATTGAGTCTTGCACCACAAATTCGTGTGAATGCGATCGCACCGGGTTTAGTTGAAACTCCAATGAGCAAAGATTGGACAGCAGCCCGAAAGTTGTGGGAAGAGCGATCGCCAATGGAGCGAGGAGCGCAGCCAGAAGAGATTGCACAGGTGGCTTCGATGCTGGTTACAAGCCATTATCTTACGGGTGAGATTATAATTTCAGACGGAGGATTGAACCTTACGTAG
- a CDS encoding LuxR C-terminal-related transcriptional regulator — MVRPRLIERLNAGLHYKLTLISAAAGFGKTTLLSEWIAVCEQPVAWLSLDEEHNDPTRFLIYVVSALQTLTLSKVKGETQLGEGVLRALKSPQPPPLNSLLTTLINEITAVSENVILVLDDYHRIESEPVDQAMEFWVQHLPPSCMHLVIATREDPPLPLARLRAGGQLTELRAPDLRFTQVETAEFLNQVMDLNLSIEEITALENRTEGWITGLQLAAISLQGRQDTTTFIKSFSGSHYFVLDYLIEEILEQQPESIQNFLLSTSILDRLCGSLCDAVLSQASTPGQEILEYLERTNLLLVPLDDKREWYRYHHLFTDALQVRLTQGHPDHVAELHLRACAWYEQNNLRPNAIHHALAARHFERAADLIELEWSANSGSYYQNATWTEWVKTLPNELVRTRTTLSIGLAWELLFSGQLQAAENRLKDADRLLELTVNTRDSLETSPSSQDEKTFRSQQGLLGVAWAFHAQALSDNAGTIKHARQTLNLLSETNHYIAGLASSLLGLAYWRDGDLEMAVQYMSDAIARLRTTGHLLFAISGIYTLAGIKIAQGRLFDAVNLYKEALLFATAQGEPVLPGTTDLHLGLSQLYHEQGNEEAAKQHLQKCETLDKRAALPEWPYGLYLFQAQLKVEQGELDDALKLLEEAGQLYRRSPVPNLCPVAALKTRVWLRQGRLAEALSWVREQDLSIDDKLNYLQEFEYITFARVLIVQYRRDQTDETFQKAMKLLTQLYSAAEAGGRSGSMIEILILQAIINEAQGHISSALQFLERALTLAETEGYLRIFVNEGQPMARLLYEALARKITPNYVQRVLTAFPLNELEPKKSLKTQPQAARLLEPLSKREIEVLHLIAEGRTNQEIATILFLSVNTVKVHTRNIYGKLDAHHRAGAVAKARALGVLSST, encoded by the coding sequence GTGGTGCGTCCACGCCTTATTGAACGACTGAATGCGGGGCTACACTACAAGCTAACCCTCATTTCTGCTGCTGCTGGTTTTGGCAAAACAACTTTACTCAGCGAATGGATTGCCGTCTGTGAACAGCCGGTGGCATGGCTGTCACTAGATGAGGAGCATAATGATCCAACTCGCTTTCTGATTTACGTTGTGTCTGCCTTGCAAACGCTCACCTTAAGCAAGGTTAAGGGGGAAACTCAACTCGGTGAGGGGGTTTTAAGAGCATTAAAATCACCCCAACCGCCCCCACTCAATTCGCTTCTAACGACGTTGATCAATGAAATTACGGCCGTTTCCGAAAACGTCATCCTCGTCCTTGATGACTACCACCGCATTGAATCCGAACCAGTGGATCAGGCAATGGAGTTTTGGGTCCAGCACCTGCCGCCATCTTGTATGCACCTTGTTATTGCCACCCGCGAAGACCCACCGCTGCCCCTAGCACGGCTGCGCGCGGGGGGTCAGTTGACCGAACTGCGTGCCCCCGATTTGCGCTTTACCCAAGTCGAAACGGCTGAATTTCTGAACCAGGTGATGGATCTCAATCTCTCGATAGAAGAGATTACCGCACTTGAAAATCGCACTGAAGGTTGGATTACCGGCCTGCAATTGGCAGCGATATCCTTACAAGGACGCCAAGACACAACCACCTTTATCAAATCTTTCTCCGGTAGTCATTATTTTGTGCTGGATTATCTAATTGAAGAAATTCTAGAACAACAGCCCGAAAGTATCCAGAACTTCCTATTATCCACATCTATTCTTGATCGCCTATGTGGCTCTCTTTGTGATGCTGTTCTGTCCCAAGCTTCTACCCCAGGCCAAGAAATCTTAGAGTATCTAGAACGCACAAATTTGCTGCTGGTTCCGCTAGATGACAAACGCGAGTGGTATCGCTACCATCATCTTTTTACAGATGCTCTGCAAGTACGCTTAACTCAGGGGCACCCCGACCATGTAGCTGAGCTACATCTAAGAGCATGTGCATGGTACGAGCAGAATAATTTGCGGCCTAATGCGATCCACCACGCCCTCGCTGCCCGACATTTCGAGCGCGCGGCGGATCTAATCGAACTGGAATGGTCAGCTAATAGTGGATCCTATTATCAGAATGCAACCTGGACAGAATGGGTAAAGACACTGCCAAACGAGTTAGTCCGAACCCGGACTACGCTCAGTATTGGCCTTGCCTGGGAGTTGCTTTTCTCAGGTCAGTTGCAGGCTGCAGAGAACCGACTGAAGGACGCAGATCGTTTATTGGAACTGACAGTAAACACCCGTGATTCTCTGGAGACTTCGCCAAGCAGTCAGGATGAGAAAACATTCCGTTCGCAGCAAGGGTTATTAGGCGTTGCTTGGGCTTTTCATGCTCAGGCACTCAGCGATAATGCTGGCACTATCAAACATGCCCGGCAAACACTCAACCTCCTATCTGAGACGAACCATTATATCGCTGGCCTCGCAAGCTCTCTGCTAGGTCTGGCTTATTGGAGGGATGGGGATTTGGAGATGGCCGTTCAGTATATGTCCGATGCGATCGCACGCTTGCGGACGACAGGACATCTCCTTTTTGCAATCAGTGGAATCTATACATTGGCTGGTATTAAGATTGCCCAGGGGCGTCTTTTTGACGCAGTTAATCTCTATAAAGAGGCCTTACTCTTTGCAACAGCACAAGGCGAGCCAGTATTGCCGGGCACAACTGACTTACATCTCGGGTTGAGCCAGCTTTATCATGAACAGGGCAACGAGGAAGCTGCTAAACAGCACCTGCAGAAATGCGAGACACTCGACAAACGAGCAGCATTACCGGAATGGCCCTATGGCTTATATCTTTTTCAGGCTCAATTAAAGGTCGAGCAGGGAGAACTGGATGATGCCCTCAAGTTACTCGAAGAAGCGGGACAACTCTACCGTAGAAGTCCTGTTCCCAATCTTTGCCCTGTAGCCGCCTTGAAAACGCGGGTATGGCTCCGACAAGGCAGGCTGGCAGAAGCTCTTAGTTGGGTGCGTGAGCAAGACCTGTCTATTGATGATAAGCTCAACTATTTGCAAGAATTCGAGTACATCACATTCGCTAGGGTACTCATTGTTCAGTATAGACGTGACCAAACAGACGAGACCTTTCAAAAAGCAATGAAACTTCTGACGCAACTATACTCAGCAGCAGAAGCAGGTGGCAGGTCAGGCAGCATGATTGAGATCCTCATCTTGCAAGCAATCATCAATGAAGCACAAGGCCATATCTCTTCCGCCCTCCAGTTTTTGGAACGCGCCCTCACACTAGCAGAAACTGAGGGTTACCTCCGTATCTTTGTAAATGAAGGCCAGCCCATGGCGCGTTTACTCTATGAGGCCCTTGCTCGCAAAATAACACCTAATTATGTACAGCGCGTGTTAACTGCGTTTCCTCTTAACGAGTTAGAACCCAAAAAATCGTTAAAAACGCAACCTCAAGCAGCCAGGTTGCTCGAACCATTGAGCAAGCGAGAAATCGAGGTGCTTCACCTGATAGCAGAGGGTCGAACCAATCAGGAAATTGCGACGATACTCTTTCTTTCGGTGAATACAGTGAAAGTGCATACTCGAAATATTTACGGCAAACTCGATGCCCATCACCGGGCAGGCGCCGTTGCGAAGGCCCGTGCTTTGGGTGTTTTGTCCTCAACGTAG